Proteins encoded by one window of Muntiacus reevesi chromosome 6, mMunRee1.1, whole genome shotgun sequence:
- the TMEM139 gene encoding transmembrane protein 139 isoform X1, translating to MMPTASLDTTAVCLFAGAWGGAMVPGQPWGKLEKPLLFLCCTSFLLGLALLGIRPDIAPVAYFFLSLGGFFLLACLLACVLEWGSRSGQTESPGASSNARDNEAFEVPTYVEATVMESQPHPQELDLPPSYSSVVIPPGLEEGQPNHPEEPRRARLDRRVGSEGSVTSASPRRPPISLRLRWSRTVSTVPDLQTLWTPPRLEPLTPPPAYEVSCGHSDDDVFYGNNWTPS from the exons ATGATGCCAACTGCTAGTCTGGACACAACAGCTGTGTGTCTTTTtgcaggagcctggggaggggccaTGGTGCCAGGCCAGCCGTGGGGGAAACTGGAGAAGCCACTTCTCTTCCTGTGCTGCACCTCCTTCCTCCTGGGGCTGGCTTTGCTGGGGATACGGCCGGACATCGCCCCTGTGGCTTATTTCTTTCTCAGTTTGGGTGGCTTCTTTTTGTTGGCCTGCCTCCTGGCCTGTGTTTTGGAATGGGGGTCTCGATCAGGGCAGACCGAGAGCCCAGGGGCCTCCAGCAATGCACG GGACAACGAAGCCTTTGAGGTGCCAACCTATGTTGAAGCCACAGTGATGGAGTCGCAGCCCCACCCCCAAGAGTTGGATCTACCACCCTCTTACAGCAGCGTTGTAATCCCCCCAGGACTTGAGGAGGGACAGCCTAACCATCCAGAGGAGCCCAGGAGAGCCAGATTGGACAGGCGAGTGGGCTCAGAGGGGTCTGTGACCTCAGCAAGTCCTAGAAGACCTCCAATCAGCCTGCGGCTTCGGTGGTCACGGACTGTGTCCACTGTTCCTGATCTGCAGACCTTGTGGACGCCCCCCAGATTGGAACCTCTGACTCCACCGCCTGCCTATGAAGTCAGCTGTGGTCACTCTGATGATGATGTTTTCTATGGAAACAACTGGACACCCTCCTAA
- the TMEM139 gene encoding transmembrane protein 139 isoform X2, translated as MVPGQPWGKLEKPLLFLCCTSFLLGLALLGIRPDIAPVAYFFLSLGGFFLLACLLACVLEWGSRSGQTESPGASSNARDNEAFEVPTYVEATVMESQPHPQELDLPPSYSSVVIPPGLEEGQPNHPEEPRRARLDRRVGSEGSVTSASPRRPPISLRLRWSRTVSTVPDLQTLWTPPRLEPLTPPPAYEVSCGHSDDDVFYGNNWTPS; from the exons aTGGTGCCAGGCCAGCCGTGGGGGAAACTGGAGAAGCCACTTCTCTTCCTGTGCTGCACCTCCTTCCTCCTGGGGCTGGCTTTGCTGGGGATACGGCCGGACATCGCCCCTGTGGCTTATTTCTTTCTCAGTTTGGGTGGCTTCTTTTTGTTGGCCTGCCTCCTGGCCTGTGTTTTGGAATGGGGGTCTCGATCAGGGCAGACCGAGAGCCCAGGGGCCTCCAGCAATGCACG GGACAACGAAGCCTTTGAGGTGCCAACCTATGTTGAAGCCACAGTGATGGAGTCGCAGCCCCACCCCCAAGAGTTGGATCTACCACCCTCTTACAGCAGCGTTGTAATCCCCCCAGGACTTGAGGAGGGACAGCCTAACCATCCAGAGGAGCCCAGGAGAGCCAGATTGGACAGGCGAGTGGGCTCAGAGGGGTCTGTGACCTCAGCAAGTCCTAGAAGACCTCCAATCAGCCTGCGGCTTCGGTGGTCACGGACTGTGTCCACTGTTCCTGATCTGCAGACCTTGTGGACGCCCCCCAGATTGGAACCTCTGACTCCACCGCCTGCCTATGAAGTCAGCTGTGGTCACTCTGATGATGATGTTTTCTATGGAAACAACTGGACACCCTCCTAA